The Pocillopora verrucosa isolate sample1 chromosome 14, ASM3666991v2, whole genome shotgun sequence genome has a segment encoding these proteins:
- the LOC131787089 gene encoding L-selectin-like, whose translation MEKVCFLIYSALLVLTRAIYAKSDAAPVKNFGGSSYIFYSSNGNWYNWERSKTICELSGYNLVSIESREEWNFLNHTIQKEDITEYFIGLRKDPSTGVWRWLSDNSTVDASNRGYWPWAKGEPNEGNGESNCAQMYRDYLKDFGRYNDIRCTSPLSHAGFICEFKGGGGNRLLIHITPN comes from the exons ATGGAGAAAGTGTGTTTTCTGATATATTCTGCTCTTCTTGTGCTTACTAGAGCCATTTACGCAAAGAGTGATGCTG CTCCCGTGAAAAACTTCGGTGGTTCCAGCTACATTTTCTATAGTAGCAATGGTAACTGGTACAACTgggaaagaagcaaaacaatatGTGAACTGTCTGGATATAACCTTGTTTCTATTGAGAGTCGTGAGGAATGGAACTTCCTGAATCACACCATCCAAAAAGAGGATATCACTGAATACTTCATAGGTTTGAGGAAAGATCCATCAACTGGAGTGTGGAGATGGTTAAGTGATAACAGCACAGTCGATGCGTCCAATAGAGGATACTGGCCCTGGGCAAAAGGAGAACCTAATGAGGGAAATGGTGAATCTAACTGCGCGCAAATGTACAGAGATTATCTTAAAGACTTTGGGCGCTATAATGATATCAGATGTACTTCACCCTTATCCCACGCAGGATTCATATGTGAATTCAAAGGTGGAGGAGGTAATAGACTCTTAATTCACATTACACCAAACTGA
- the LOC131777453 gene encoding acetylserotonin O-methyltransferase-like, protein MACRERIVIPLPIPSKLQDLMYAFRESKVLFAACDMGVFDILQDSDAPQSVENISSKMGSNVDATECLMNTLVAVELLEKKKQDGSWLYSNSVIARQFLTKSSPDSLIDYIKHSNKVIYPLFSNLENAIREGSNQWMRTFGHSKEDVWKDEYSTEGSCLQFLSAMHGTSRRFCHAVATAFDLSKLQSCCDLGGGPGTMAYTLCQYYPNMKITVCDLQSVVDSAHHFRPSLEDCPNQGNISYVVGNFFQGDLPKAELYILSRILHDWSDEKADLILSNVFECLPSGGRVLIAERFLDEDKIGPKSTLLTSLNMLVQVDGKERTRDEYRKLLEKQGFVDIQAKQLDSSEGSDAILCRKA, encoded by the exons ATGGCTTGCAGAGAAAGGATCGTAATTCCTCTGCCAATTCCAAGTAAACTGCAAGATCTGATGTACGCTTTTCGTGAATCCAAAGTGCTATTTGCAGCATGTGATATGGGTGTCTTCGATATCTTGCAAGATTCCGATGCCCCGCAGTcagttgaaaacatttcttcaaaGATGGGATCTAACGTTGATGCAACAGAGTGCCTAATGAACACGTTGGTTGCAGTGGAATtgctagaaaagaaaaagcaagatGGATCGTGGCTGTATTCCAATAGCGTAATAGCAAGGCAGTTCCTTACCAAATCAAGTCCAGATTCCCTCATTGACTATATAAAGCACTCGAATAAAGTGATATATCCCCTCTTCAGTAACTTGGAGAATGCAATTCGCGAAGGATCGAATCAGTGGATGAGAACCTTTGGCCATTCTAAAGAAGATGTCTGGAAAGACGAGTACAGCACGGAGGGTTCCTGTTTACAGTTTCTCTCCGCCATGCATGGCACGTCGCGACGTTTCTGTCACGCTGTGGCGACAGCATTTGACTTAAGCAAGTTGCAAAGCTGTTGTGATTTAGGAG GTGGGCCAGGAACAATGGCATACACTTTATGTCAGTACTACCCAAACATGAAGATCACAGTGTGCGACCTGCAGTCTGTTGTGGACTCTGCACATCATTTTCGTCCCTCGTTAGAAGATTGCCCTAATCAAGGAAACATATCTTATGTAGTCGGGAATTTCTTCCAAGGAGATCTACCAAAGGCTGAGTTGTACATTTTGTCCCGCATTCTTCATGATTGGTCTGACGAGAAGGCTGACCTAAtactttcaaatgtttttgagtgTTTGCCTTCAG GCGGCCGTGTCCTTATTGCTGAAAGGTTCCTGGATGAAGACAAAATTGGGCCTAAAAGTACTCTTTTAACTTCTCTAAATATGCTTGTGCAAGTGGATGGCAAGGAACGAACACGAGATGAATACAGAAAGCTTTTAGAAAAGCAGGGATTTGTCGATATTCAGGCAAAACAGCTTGACTCCTCTGAAGGGTCAGATGCTATTTTATGTCGGAAGGCTTGA
- the LOC131777138 gene encoding QRFP-like peptide receptor, with product MNHEISYFTLIFVRYTLVLLLPVNIIGNSFVVTMFLKMKTLTRQSSDLLLFNLAIADLLFGIVVLTCSLVFHFVGTEINDFYCKATGGVVYLSCGVSVYTLTVIAMERCRAVLKPARARIRRSNITRNRRILQFIWFTTLIVISPIFVFLKKMDVSDDIVDCGFVQDAVMARFGRIYDAIVVLVLFLGPNCFICCLYGKLIFKLWYDRQMHQKPRLALMHSRCKLTKLSFVISAVFTICWTPYYFRTLVTLVYGQQILVLSLVVCRVLVVVNSCANPIIYTLQCPRFRIHLRQLLDCRNKISPHIP from the coding sequence ATGAACCATGAAATCAGTTACTTCACGTTAATCTTCGTCAGATACACGCTAGTGCTGTTATTACCGGTGAATATCATCGGAAATTCTTTTGTGGTTACTATGTTCTTGAAGATGAAAACTCTGACCCGTCAGTCCTCTGACTTACTGCTCTTCAACCTTGCAATAGCGGATCTACTGTTTGGAATTGTGGTTTTAACCTGCAGCTTGGTATTCCATTTCGTTGGTACAGAAATCAATGATTTCTACTGTAAGGCCACTGGTGGTGTGGTCTATTTGAGCTGTGGGGTGTCTGTATACACCCTGACCGTCATCGCAATGGAAAGATGTAGAGCCGTCTTAAAACCTGCACGAGCTAGGATAAGAAGGTCTAACATTACAAGAAATCGTAGAATCCTTCAGTTCATTTGGTTTACAACACTTATTGTCATCAGCCctatttttgtatttctgaAGAAAATGGACGTCTCTGACGACATTGTCGATTGTGGTTTCGTTCAAGACGCGGTCATGGCGCGGTTTGGGAGAATCTATGACGCTATAGTGGtacttgttctttttttaggtCCCAATTGCTTCATTTGTTGCCTGTATGGCAAGctaatttttaaactttggtATGACCGTCAAATGCACCAGAAACCGAGACTTGCCTTGATGCATTCCCGATGCAAACTGACCAAACTGTCCTTCGTAATTAGCGCAGTGTTTACAATATGCTGGACTCCGTATTATTTCCGAACGCTGGTCACTCTCGTTTATGGACAACAGATATTAGTTTTGAGTTTAGTGGTGTGTCGGGTTTTAGTTGTAGTCAATTCTTGTGCGAATCCCATCATATATACATTACAATGCCCTCGATTTAGAATTCATTTGAGACAATTGCTTGATTGTAGAAACAAGATATCACCGCATATAccttaa